A genomic stretch from Streptobacillus canis includes:
- the rodA gene encoding rod shape-determining protein RodA: MFSKRNMAKLKNRIGRLDKQLLLVVYLLVFISTAFVYSATRSMYYVKNNLLWIAVGTIILTFSIFIDYRFSKKIMKPIYVFSILILLYTRFFGVVKLGARRWINIGITQIQPSEFVKILLIMIYAFWFVKKFSNGINSFKSIVLAFIPGIPILGLLLLQPDLGSTLILCFSFLCMLYLSNANIKPILVIFMLVGILSVPTYMFVLKDYQKTRIEVFLNPEKDLKNKGWHVAQSKISIGSGGLTGKGYLEGSQSRLKFLPEPQTDFIFSVIGEEVGFLGSTLVLGLYFLLIYTIINISRKIIDDYGRIILYGISGVFLAHVIINVGMTLGIVPVTGKPLLLMSYGGSSFLSSFLMISLVQSIKIYNGDDDDK, translated from the coding sequence ATGTTTAGTAAAAGAAATATGGCTAAATTAAAAAATCGTATAGGAAGATTAGATAAGCAATTATTGCTTGTTGTATATCTACTAGTATTCATTAGTACGGCTTTTGTTTATAGTGCAACAAGATCAATGTATTATGTGAAAAATAATTTATTATGGATTGCAGTTGGGACAATAATACTTACTTTTTCAATATTTATTGACTATAGATTTAGTAAGAAAATTATGAAACCAATATATGTATTTTCAATATTGATATTATTATATACAAGATTTTTTGGAGTTGTAAAACTTGGAGCTAGAAGATGGATTAATATCGGTATTACTCAAATACAGCCATCGGAATTTGTAAAGATATTGTTAATAATGATATATGCCTTCTGGTTTGTAAAAAAATTCTCTAATGGAATAAACTCCTTTAAATCAATAGTACTTGCATTTATCCCTGGGATTCCAATATTAGGATTATTATTATTACAACCAGATTTAGGTTCGACTTTAATATTGTGTTTTTCATTTTTATGTATGTTATATTTATCAAATGCAAATATTAAACCAATATTAGTTATATTTATGTTGGTTGGTATACTAAGTGTACCAACATATATGTTTGTTTTAAAAGATTATCAAAAAACAAGAATAGAAGTCTTTTTAAATCCAGAAAAAGATTTAAAAAATAAAGGTTGGCACGTTGCACAATCTAAGATTTCTATAGGTTCTGGTGGACTTACAGGTAAAGGATATTTAGAAGGAAGTCAAAGTAGATTAAAATTCTTACCAGAACCACAAACAGATTTTATCTTCTCAGTAATTGGAGAAGAAGTAGGATTTTTAGGATCAACTTTAGTATTGGGATTATATTTCCTACTTATCTATACAATTATTAATATTTCAAGGAAAATTATTGATGATTATGGTAGGATAATATTATATGGTATTTCTGGAGTCTTTCTTGCTCATGTAATAATTAACGTAGGTATGACGTTAGGAATAGTTCCAGTTACCGGAAAACCATTATTACTTATGAGTTATGGAGGATCATCATTTCTGTCATCATTTTTAATGATAAGTTTAGTACAAAGTATAAAAATATATAATGGTGATGATGATGATAAATAA
- a CDS encoding pseudouridine synthase has product MINKYIVDAEHENMRLDKFMRKYSKEESLALIFSLIRKGLVKVNGKKSKENYRLILNDEIYFPENAKIVMENKVKKEIIDVSLFKKMIVFEDEDVFIVDKPNNIPMHKGDKHNFGLSEMAKSYYGNSNVNFANRLDLETEGLVIGCKNLQILRKVNEEIKNKNIIKRYVAKVEQKNLKLNDEFFSNKNIKILEDKVVVFKDGLDAETYFKVIEVSEGKAVLDVNLITGRKHQIRVHLNDLGYPIIGDSKYGKYTKKDRMFLKCYYIKFLDYEIRLDRKFN; this is encoded by the coding sequence ATGATAAATAAATATATAGTAGATGCTGAACATGAGAATATGAGACTAGATAAATTTATGAGAAAATATTCAAAAGAAGAAAGTTTAGCATTAATATTTTCTCTTATTAGAAAAGGTTTAGTAAAAGTTAATGGTAAAAAGAGTAAAGAAAATTATAGGTTAATACTAAACGATGAAATATATTTTCCTGAAAATGCTAAAATAGTAATGGAAAATAAAGTAAAAAAAGAAATAATAGATGTAAGTTTATTTAAAAAAATGATAGTATTTGAAGATGAGGATGTATTTATTGTAGATAAACCTAATAATATCCCTATGCATAAAGGAGATAAACATAATTTTGGTTTGTCCGAAATGGCAAAGTCATATTATGGAAATTCTAATGTAAATTTTGCTAATAGGTTAGATTTAGAGACAGAAGGGTTAGTTATAGGCTGTAAAAATCTGCAAATACTTAGAAAAGTAAATGAAGAAATAAAAAATAAAAATATAATAAAGAGATATGTTGCTAAAGTTGAACAAAAAAACTTGAAATTAAATGATGAATTTTTTTCTAACAAAAATATAAAAATTCTTGAAGATAAAGTAGTTGTTTTTAAAGATGGCTTGGATGCTGAAACATACTTTAAAGTAATAGAAGTAAGTGAAGGAAAAGCTGTATTAGATGTAAACTTAATAACAGGAAGAAAACATCAAATAAGAGTGCATCTAAATGATTTGGGGTACCCAATAATTGGAGATAGTAAATATGGTAAATATACAAAGAAAGATAGAATGTTTTTGAAGTGTTATTATATTAAATTTTTAGATTATGAAATAAGATTAGATAGAAAATTTAATTAG
- a CDS encoding ABC transporter permease: protein MLKKVFSKIIRSFIVVFSVITLTFFMIHSLPNNFIDEELDETVKEQIIKTYNLDKPITEQYGLYLNKIIKVDLGESIKYDKVKVVDVIKNNFPTSLDLGVRVLTFSLFLAFIFSLISINYKKIDKFFVNVSSILISIPSFVIVGFLQFYAVYIHKGILGLPKLSIIGYFGPGEKILPILTLVLFYTPIIFKLLRKKIKEEINKEYVEFALCKGFNLNYVVIKHILKNIIPSLLSSLVPYIVSLITGSFIVETLFGIPGLGKYFTSSVIERDYPMIMGLTIFYTLVLVSLFTLMDILVLISDKRLKVKEDE, encoded by the coding sequence ATGTTAAAGAAAGTTTTTTCTAAAATTATTAGAAGTTTTATAGTTGTATTCTCAGTAATTACTTTAACTTTTTTCATGATTCATTCTTTACCAAATAATTTTATTGATGAAGAATTAGATGAAACAGTAAAAGAACAGATTATAAAGACATATAATTTAGACAAACCAATTACAGAACAATATGGATTATATTTAAATAAAATAATAAAAGTTGATCTAGGAGAATCAATTAAATATGATAAAGTAAAAGTTGTAGATGTTATAAAAAATAATTTTCCTACATCACTTGATCTTGGAGTGAGAGTTTTAACTTTTTCTCTATTTTTAGCTTTTATTTTTTCACTAATTTCAATAAACTATAAAAAAATTGACAAATTTTTTGTAAATGTATCAAGTATCCTAATTTCCATACCAAGTTTTGTGATAGTGGGATTTTTACAGTTTTATGCGGTATATATACATAAAGGCATTTTAGGTTTACCAAAGTTAAGTATTATAGGATATTTTGGACCAGGAGAAAAAATATTACCAATATTAACATTAGTTCTTTTCTACACACCTATTATTTTTAAATTATTAAGAAAGAAAATAAAAGAAGAAATAAATAAGGAATATGTGGAATTTGCCTTATGTAAGGGATTTAATTTAAATTATGTAGTTATAAAACATATTTTAAAAAATATTATTCCATCATTACTATCAAGTCTTGTTCCTTATATAGTATCTTTAATAACAGGTTCATTCATAGTAGAAACATTATTTGGAATACCAGGACTAGGGAAATATTTTACTAGTTCTGTAATAGAAAGGGATTATCCTATGATTATGGGATTAACAATATTTTATACATTAGTTTTAGTATCTTTATTTACGTTAATGGATATTTTAGTACTAATTTCTGATAAAAGATTGAAGGTGAAAGAAGATGAATAA
- a CDS encoding cold-shock protein: MLGKVKWFNEKKGFGFISGEDGKDYFLHFSKINKSGFKTVNEGEEVEFDVEDGEKGPQATNVVSK, from the coding sequence TTGTTAGGTAAAGTTAAATGGTTTAACGAAAAAAAAGGATTTGGATTTATTTCAGGTGAAGATGGGAAAGATTATTTCTTACATTTTTCAAAAATAAACAAAAGTGGTTTCAAAACAGTTAACGAAGGTGAAGAAGTAGAATTCGACGTTGAAGACGGAGAAAAAGGACCACAAGCAACAAACGTAGTTTCTAAATAA